The following are encoded in a window of Anopheles gambiae chromosome X, idAnoGambNW_F1_1, whole genome shotgun sequence genomic DNA:
- the LOC1271962 gene encoding uncharacterized protein LOC1271962 — protein MERTELLLAEMTEGSSSTVQAASAAYTAKLIGRAESEVPMVSMDGEAHPNMTLAAVGLGALVALIILLTLIAFITRRERSAQSKDPGGQGPGTPAPVPTGGTRPKRPDTTPSLAAARCPPVGPGPAPRCVTFANDFELADVVVTRM, from the exons ATGGAGCGGACCGAGCTGTTGCTGGCAGAGATGACCGaagggagcagcagcacggtaCAGGCGGCGTCGGCGGCCTACACCGCCAAACTGATCGGGCGTGCAGAAAGCGAAG TGCCGATGGTGTCGATGGATGGTGAGGCCCACCCGAACATGACGCTGGCCGCCGTCGGGCTCGGTGCACTGGTCGCACTCATCATACTGCTCACGCTGATCGCCTTCATAACGCGCCGCGAGCGAAG TGCGCAAAGCAAGGACCCTGGCGGGCAAGGACCCGGAACGCCCGCACCGGTCCCGACCGGCGGAACCCGACCCAAGCGACCCGACACGACACCGAGCCTGGCTGCTGCAAGGTGTCCCCCGGTGGGACCTGGTCCCGCGCCACGCTGCGTGACGTTTGCGAACGATTTCGAGCTGGCAGACGTAGTGGTAACGCGAATGTGA
- the LOC1271963 gene encoding protein singles bar → MPSAVIRMPPAAGPHRAGHLNERGNRGVRICCCRVLTCVNLDFFVSKNGILKCFELVLGWFCQTMLVQFGMDSAKDIGEAFWGFLTTCSAFLLTTTILLLCYTVSARTFHLVRQSIFEVVYNGLACVMYLSASSYLGFAVNVFLYPKFLMFKTTGGIHSAYPAMTAVYYMGGIVGLVYGVDTFVAYRHLKGFA, encoded by the exons atgcCCTCGGCCGTGATACGCATGCCGCCGGCCGCCGGACCGCACCGGGCCGGCCACCTGAACGAGCGGGGCAACCGGGGCGTCCggatctgctgctgccgcgTGCTGACCTGCGTCAACCTGGACTTTTTCGTGTCGAAGAACGGCATCCTGAAGTGTTTCGAGCTGGTGCTCGGCTGGTTCTGCCAGACGATGCTGGTGCAGTTCGGCATGGACTCGGCGAAGGACATCGGCGAAGCGTTCTGGGGCTTCCTGACGACCTGCTCCGCCTTTCTGCTCACCACCACGATACTGCTGCTGTGCTACACCGTCTCCGCCCGGACGTTCCATCTCGTGCGCCAGTCAATCTTT GAAGTGGTGTACAACGGGCTGGCCTGTGTGATGTATCTAAGCGCCTCCTCCTACCTAGGGTTCGCCGTCAACGTGTTCCTCTATCCCAAGTTTCTGATGTTCAAAACGACCGGCGGCATCCACAGTGCGTACCCCGCAATGACGGCCGTCTAC TACATGGGCGGTATCGTGGGGCTGGTGTACGGTGTGGACACGTTCGTCGCCTACCGCCATCTGAAAGGATTCGCGTGA